From a single Epinephelus fuscoguttatus linkage group LG18, E.fuscoguttatus.final_Chr_v1 genomic region:
- the LOC125906251 gene encoding protein FAM222A-like: MLACIQRRQNLSAQSLACTPKSLDVPPPPLLLSVPPLQPCTHKGEPASMISRYPSPAELDAFAQRTANSPLSIKIFPSDVRVPQHKQLNKTVNGLDTTGQRYSSYSHPYSGVYQGLLAVVKASVVVKGVVKNSEGRRTKHSNTQTSVAPYNNPLNNGYTVRHGHKAYHISSCKPHDVPIETLCSSTGMASGDQSLAPQSELAEVQSLMRQMSRVPHSQALQLGGEARASPSLQAVAAVAHSDSDFVLGVPPQSSLAFTGAVLPTQSADIAKAGHLEKGDYTVWQHKHPIQQQQQPYQQGAVRMYSVSNGAPRHRAAEAGVGQSPETCLPLPCSSQLPYRPHPASVGARQERVSSSSLNCAAMQGELSVGQYFAPLWDSIMATPNSDCYTSQVLATGTCAARPRDLGLSHPHPHLHPSRHQHHHHHHHPQRHQPQLHPPLPPHTQAYSTDQNLCCGLPSTSLCHAAVLSSSLQSLECLISEIHPPCIKERMLGRGYEAMGMPQLLEHHQQTHIQLPIYR; the protein is encoded by the coding sequence GCGAGCCAGCCTCCATGATTTCTCGGTACCCTTCTCCTGCAGAGTTGGATGCTTTTGCCCAGAGGACCGCCAACAGCCCGCTGTCCATCAAAATCTTTCCATCTGACGTGCGGGTGCCGCAACATAAACAGCTCAACAAAACAGTCAACGGCTTAGACACCACAGGCCAACGCTATAGCTCCTATTCACACCCGTACTCAGGAGTCTACCAGGGTTTGTTGGCCGTCGTCAAAGCCTCTGTGGTAGTCAAAGGTGTGGTGAAAAACTCTGAGGGCAGGAGGACTAAGCATTCAAACACCCAGACTTCTGTGGCACCGTATAATAATCCTCTGAATAATGGCTACACAGTCAGACACGGGCATAAGGCCTATCATATAAGCTCATGTAAGCCCCATGATGTTCCCATTGAGACACTTTGTTCTAGCACAGGGATGGCCTCCGGAGATCAGAGCCTGGCCCCCCAGTCAGAGCTGGCAGAGGTTCAAAGCCTGATGAGGCAGATGAGCAGAGTTCCCCACAGCCAGGCCCTGCAGCTGGGGGGAGAGGCTCGAGCCAGCCCCTCTCTGCAGGCTGTGGCTGCAGTGGCACATTCAGACTCAGACTTTGTCCTGGGAGTGCCGCCCCAGAGCAGTCTCGCATTTACGGGGGCAGTGCTACCCACACAGAGTGCAGACATAGCCAAAGCGGGGCACTTGGAGAAAGGAGACTACACAGTGTGGCAGCATAAACATCcaattcagcagcagcagcagccgtaTCAGCAGGGAGCAGTGAGGATGTACAGTGTGAGTAACGGTGCTCCGAGGCACAGAGCTGCAGAGGCTGGGGTTGGCCAGTCTCCTGAAACCTGCCTCCCTTTGCCGTGCTCCTCGCAGCTGCCATATAGGCCGCATCCTGCCAGTGTGGGCGCCAGGCAGGAGCGAGTCAGCAGCTCGTCTCTGAACTGTGCCGCCATGCAAGGGGAGCTCTCCGTCGGACAATACTTCGCTCCTCTCTGGGACAGCATCATGGCCACCCCGAATAGCGACTGTTATACTTCTCAGGTGCTGGCAACGGGTACATGTGCAGCCAGGCCTAGAGACCTGGGGCTCTCCCATCCCCATCCCCATCTCCACCCAAGCCGCcatcaacaccaccaccaccaccaccacccacagAGACACCAGCCGCAGCTCcacccccctcttcctcctcatacCCAGGCCTACAGCACAGACCAAAACCTCTGTTGTGGGCTGCCTAGTACTAGCCTGTGCCACGCTGCAGTACTTAGCAGCAGCCTGCAGTCTCTGGAGTGCCTCATCAGTGAGATCCACCCTCCCTGCATCAAAGAGCGCATGCTGGGCCGTGGGTACGAAGCCATGGGGATGCCTCAGCTACTGGAGCACCACCAGCAAACCCACATCCAGCTCCCCATCTACAGATAA